TGCCCGCGGACCACCAGGACCGGTCCTCGCACGCGGGCGGTAGCGGCACGGATGTCGAAGGCGAACATGCGGGGCAGGACGGCGGAGTACCAGCGCGGACCCGCCCGCAGGTAGTCGTGCAGGGCAGCCGCGTTGACGCCCGCCGGTTCGTGCACGGCGGACCGGGCGAGGCGGGCCGCCTGCCGGGCGGCGGAGGCTGCCGCGGGATCCACCACCGGGCCGACCAGCACCGCCGACCGGGCCAGCTGGGGTGCCTGGGTCATCATCGCCACGGCCACCTGTGCGCCCATCGAGTGCCCCACGAGGGTGGCTGACTCGATCCCCCGGGCCTCGAGCAGCCGCAGGAGTGTCTGCGCGGCGTGCTCGACGCTGGGCGGCGAGTCGGGCTGCGGGCTCCGGCCGAACCCTGGTAGGTCCGGCACGATGACGTGGTGGTCCGTTGCGAGCTCGGTGGCCAGCGGGCGCAGGTAGCGCTCGGACATCCCGATCCCGTGCAGCAGGGCGACGGCGGGCGCATCCCGGTCGCCGAACTCGGCCACCGACAGATCGGAGCTAGGGTCCACGGTTCCCCGGCCCTGCCCGGACAGCGAGCTCGCGCGCGGGCCGGGCGTCAGCGGTCGGTCGGTGGTGGCCATGTCCTCCAGTCTGAGGGACGTCGCGGCGCTCGCGACCTGATCCGCTGACAGCTCTGTTCTGCGCCGACGGTCGGGGCGTACGGTGATCTGCGGGGGAAGGAGGGACCATGCCGCAGGGATGGGAATGGCTCAGGGTCGCCGGGCTGCCCGCCGGGCTGCTCGGCGTGACTGGTTCGAGCCGGCACAGGTGGGGTTCGTGGTGATCGCCGTGGCCGGGGCGGGGCTCGTCGGCGGGGTGCGAGTGCGCCTGAGCCGCCTGGAAACGACGGCGTAGCCACCCCGTAGCGTCGCTCGTCACCGAGTGGTTCGCATCATCGCCGTCGCCCCGTTATCCTGGTGGGCGTCCAGGAGACGTCGCATAGTCTGGTCTAGTGCGCATCCCTGCTAAGGATGTGAAGGGGCAACCCTTCCGTGGGTTCAAATCCCACCGTCTCCGCGTTTGTGATGTCGCAAGACATCGGAATAGCCCGAACCCACGGATTGTGGGTTCGGGCTAGTTCTTCGTGGGGGCTGGTCCTGGGGGGCGTCCGGTGGGTTGGTAGCGCTTGGTGGGGTCGAGGGTGAGCTCGCGCAGGATCTCGCCGGTGGCGGCATTGATGATGGTGATGTCGAGGTCGGCGATGAGGAGGATCACGGGGGTTCGGGCGTGGGTTCGTCCGATGCCGATGTGGTGGAGGGTGCCGCCGTGGCGGAGGGTGACTTTGCCGGCGGTATCGACGCGGTCGTGGCGCACGCGGTGGTGAGGTTCGCCGGGTGTGGTGGCGGGGGTGGCCTTGGGGCGGGTGGTGTAGGCGGTGGCCGGGGTTGCCCGGTGGGGTAGGGACCGGTGGGGGCGTCGGTGGTTGTACTCGGTGGTGAACTCATCGAGCAGCGCTTGCAGGGCGGTGATGGTGGTGGGCTGGTCGGGGCGGGCGCGTAGCCACTTCTTGAGGGTCTGCTGGAAGCGCTCGACTTTGCCCTGGGTGGTGGGGTGGCCAGGCTTGCCGTTCTTCTGGATGATGCCGCGTCGGTGCAGGTCGGTCTCCAGTGCGGTGCGTCCACCGCGGCGCTTCTTGCTGGCCAGGCGCACGGTGTAGACCAGGCCGTTGTCGGTCAGGGTGGAGGCGGGGTAGCCGTGTTCGCGGGCGGTCTGGGCGAAGGTGGCGGCCACGATGGTGGAGGTGATCGCTTTGTGGGCGCTCAGGTGCAGCACGGCGCGGGAGTGGTCATCGAGCCAGGTGATGATCTCGGTGTCGGCGCCGGCGCGTCCGCTGGGGCGGGTGAGGCGGTAGTGGGTGAAGTCCGATTGCCAGCACTCGTTCGGCTGCGCGGCTTCGAAACGCACGTAGGAGGACTTCGGTCGCTTCTTCGGCTCGGCGGTGATGAGCCCGGCGCGGGTCAGGATCCGGTGGATCGTGGCCCGGTGGACCTCGATGTGGTGGGTGTGGCCCAGGTGCCAGGCGATCGTTTCGGCGCCGCAGTCCAGGCCAGCACGCGACAGGCGGGCGCGGATGGCCACGATCAGCTCCACGACCTCGGCATCGGTGGCCCTCGGCGTGGTGTGGGGGCGCCGCGAGCGTGGGACGAATGCGGCCTCGCCCTCGAGCCGATAGCGGGCCATCAACTTGGAGATCCAACTCTGGGATACGCCGTAGCGGCGAGCGATGGCGGACTGAGACTGGCCCGAGTTCACCGCGGTCACCACCAGGCGTCGCTTGTTGTCCATAGACCACGAGCCTGGCCACAGCGGCTATACCGATCTCGTGCGACACCCCTATTCCCATGACCCGCGACACCCTATTCCGATGTCCTGCACCAGCACACCACCGCTACCGCCATGTGAGAACGGCCTGGTCCACGTCTGTCGGACGAGGCCGTTCTCACATATCTGGCTTGTGGGATTTGGGAGGAGCTCGCCCTGGCGAGCGACGGTTCCCACCGCTACCGCCGTCTCTCCGTGTGGGGCCCTCTCACCCCTGCAACAGCGACTGCGCGCCGTCGATCCACACCTCGGTCCCGCTGATGTGGGAGGCGGAGTCGCTGGCGAGGAAGGTGACCAGGTCGGCCACCTGCTGTGAGCTGCCCGGGGTGTTGCCGGTGAGCGGGATCGGGCCGTCGGGGAACTCCACCGGGATGATCACGTCCTGGTTCTCGGCATCGGTGTTGTCGTCGATCTCGGTGTCGATCGCACCAGGGCAGATGACGTTGACGCGGATCCCCCGGGGGCCGAGCTCGACGGCCAGCATCTTGGTGAGCGCGATCTGGCCGGCCTTGGACGCCGAGTAGGCCGAGGCGCCGCTGTTGGAGAAGATCCTGCTCCCGTTGACCGAGGAGACCACCACGACCGACCCGCCGCGGCGCAGGTGGGGGACCGCGTGCTTGATCGTCACGAAGGTGCCGACGAGGTTGATGTCCAGCGTCGAGCGGAAGTCCTCGACGGTCAGCTTCTCGATGCCCGCCCAGGTGCCGTTCACGCCGGCGTTGGCGACCACCACGTCGAGTCCTCCGAGATGGTCCAGCGTGGTCTGCACCGCTGCGGCCATCGCCTCACTGTCGCTGACGTCGGCCAGCGCGGTGATCGCCTCGCCGCCGCCGGCACGGATCGCCTCCGCCACCTCGTCGAGTTCGGACTGCGTCCTGCCCACGAGCGCGACCTTGGCTCCACGCTCGGCGAGCAACCGCGCCGACGCCTGCCCGATCCCCGAACCCGCGCCGGTCACCAGCGCCACCTTGCCCTGCATCATCGTCATCTCCTTGAAGGTCGGCCCATCCTGCCGCCTCCAACCTACGCGCGGGCGGGCGGTCGCGCCTGGGCAGCGCAGCCCCTGCCGTGACCGCGGGGACACGCACCCGTGGAGTGCCGCAGCATGCTGCCGCAGACCGACGCAGACGTGTCGTTCCGGTCACGCCGGGACGGTCAGCACTACCCGCGCCCCGCCGAGCGGGGAGTCCTCGATGACGACGTCCCCGCCCTGGGCGCGGGCCACCTCTCTAGCGATCGCCAGGCCCAGCCCGGCACCACCGGCCTCCCGCTCGCGTGCCTCGTCCAGCCGGACGAAGCGTTCGAACACCCGCTCCCGG
Above is a window of Ruania suaedae DNA encoding:
- a CDS encoding alpha/beta fold hydrolase, producing the protein MATTDRPLTPGPRASSLSGQGRGTVDPSSDLSVAEFGDRDAPAVALLHGIGMSERYLRPLATELATDHHVIVPDLPGFGRSPQPDSPPSVEHAAQTLLRLLEARGIESATLVGHSMGAQVAVAMMTQAPQLARSAVLVGPVVDPAAASAARQAARLARSAVHEPAGVNAAALHDYLRAGPRWYSAVLPRMFAFDIRAATARVRGPVLVVRGQHDRVCPRPWARELAGAAPRGAWREVAGAAHAAMATHPGVVARWVRESGPAAVPDGQVR
- a CDS encoding IS481 family transposase, which produces MDNKRRLVVTAVNSGQSQSAIARRYGVSQSWISKLMARYRLEGEAAFVPRSRRPHTTPRATDAEVVELIVAIRARLSRAGLDCGAETIAWHLGHTHHIEVHRATIHRILTRAGLITAEPKKRPKSSYVRFEAAQPNECWQSDFTHYRLTRPSGRAGADTEIITWLDDHSRAVLHLSAHKAITSTIVAATFAQTAREHGYPASTLTDNGLVYTVRLASKKRRGGRTALETDLHRRGIIQKNGKPGHPTTQGKVERFQQTLKKWLRARPDQPTTITALQALLDEFTTEYNHRRPHRSLPHRATPATAYTTRPKATPATTPGEPHHRVRHDRVDTAGKVTLRHGGTLHHIGIGRTHARTPVILLIADLDITIINAATGEILRELTLDPTKRYQPTGRPPGPAPTKN
- a CDS encoding SDR family oxidoreductase codes for the protein MMQGKVALVTGAGSGIGQASARLLAERGAKVALVGRTQSELDEVAEAIRAGGGEAITALADVSDSEAMAAAVQTTLDHLGGLDVVVANAGVNGTWAGIEKLTVEDFRSTLDINLVGTFVTIKHAVPHLRRGGSVVVVSSVNGSRIFSNSGASAYSASKAGQIALTKMLAVELGPRGIRVNVICPGAIDTEIDDNTDAENQDVIIPVEFPDGPIPLTGNTPGSSQQVADLVTFLASDSASHISGTEVWIDGAQSLLQG